aaataaacaaaaaatgtgacttgGTGTTAAAAAAGAGCTGAAAAGTTAAGTGAAATTCAGATCTTGCATATTATCGCTGTTGGGTGGAAACATTTTTGGTCTTTCTTTTTGTCATTAAACAATTCTCTTGGTCAGTCTTCATGCTGGCCTGGcagttttagaaatattcaaccaatgaaaagtgttgaaaatagcttgtgactacatctcttaattccagtaatttatttagaatatacatcatttttccagtttcctgaaaaatgaccattttggacataagaggtttccgcctGACACTGATAATATTCAAGATTTGAAACTTCACTtaacttcttttcttcttttaaaatATGTGTAGTTTTTTATATGAAGACTCCAAAAAGATTATCAACAGCTGAGACAGAAGTTACAAGATGATgcaatcaataataataaaaaaagtgacTTACTTTGTGTTAAATAGAGCTGCTTTGATGGCTATGGAGATGGCATCATACAGGTTTCCATCACATTGTAGGAGCTGTGAAAACATGTCAGTTTGATATTTCACCTTAAAAAGACCAAACAGGTTTTCAAAgcagaaaaataagaataaataaatacaaaaatgctAACATTATTTCAGCAAAATACTTTGACAAAATGACTCACAAGAACATCCACATAGAGGACCCAGCAATGTTCTCCTGCACTGATACAGAGGCTCTTCAGATCCACACTGTGTTTGTTGTTGAAGACTTTGTAGAGAGTGTTACTCAGCTCTGTCCCCAACTCCTCACCTCCTCGGCCCTCAAATTCAGGAGTAGCATTCGCTGAACTAGTGAAAGAAGATGACAACAAGATGAGGATTGAGTCAATAACAGAATCAGCCACTGATTTTAAATTCAGAAGCCAGCGGTAATGAACTGAAGAGGTGAATTAGGATGACCTATCAAATATGACATAACCAAGTTTATGGTGTTATGATGCATCTTAGTTGGGAGAGATGACACAATACTACCTCCTGGTGGCAAAGGCATTttctaaaaatgaccaaaaactgttgtttttatagATGCTTTTATTGTTGCAAtttcattttgttgttctttgtgtGCTTCAACACTTGATCTTTTTATTTTGCCATTTATTTATATGATTTTTAGTTAAAATACATAGAAAAGGCAGTGATGAGGAAATGACAACAAATGTTACCAGATCCATAACTTAAGTATTAGTATTACCAGTAAATTAACCTGAAATATGAAAAGTACAAATAGACATTGTGCAGTAATTGCTCCTGTCAACTATTTTTTAATTCATATCATAACTGGTACTTGTGACAGTGCATTCCATCTAATCCCAGAGTATTCTGAATGAGTAGAAAGAGAAAACTGTGTTTATTGTatctctgagatgtagtggagtaaatgTATGAAGTCGCATGATACTGATGGCAAATATTCAAGCAAAGTGCAAACACCTCAAATTTACATTTGAGTAAATGTACTTAATAACTTTCCACCATAGGATAAAAGGCATCCTGTTGCTTTATTAAATTTACCAGTCGACAAAGAACTCCAAATAGCCTTCATCTGGTAACATGGGTCTTGGTTTTCTGATTTCTGCCTTAATCCCGACTAGAACTGCTGTGTGCCCCTGAAAATACACATAAGTCAAAATACAGTATTATTCATTCAGCCTAAGAAACTGTACAAATGAAGAAGAACAAGCGATAAGAGCAACTACATTAATTAATAACAACAGATATACTACATATGAAGAACAAGGAGCTGCTAACTGGATGATAAAGGACTGAGGGTTTTTAAATGAAATGCTCATTAGCTTCAGATCCTGGATAAAAACATTACCAGTGTGACTTTGGCTGAACCGTCTGTGTTGGACACCACATCAGTCTCTGTCTCCATGTGTCTGTAGTCTTCACAGCCTCTTCCATCCACTCTCAAATCATCCTGAGGAGAAAAACAAACTTGTCAACATTAGAGTTACCAAGTGCTAGCATCGCAGCTAGCTTTCGGCTGCAATACAACACAGATAAATAATATCCGTTGCATTTTCAAGTGTTTAGCTAAAATGACTCtgtgaataaaataaagttactacAACTTACCCGTATACCG
This DNA window, taken from Sphaeramia orbicularis chromosome 11, fSphaOr1.1, whole genome shotgun sequence, encodes the following:
- the exosc7 gene encoding exosome complex component RRP42, encoding MATVQVSEAEKVYILHGIRDDLRVDGRGCEDYRHMETETDVVSNTDGSAKVTLGHTAVLVGIKAEIRKPRPMLPDEGYLEFFVDCSANATPEFEGRGGEELGTELSNTLYKVFNNKHSVDLKSLCISAGEHCWVLYVDVLLLQCDGNLYDAISIAIKAALFNTKIPRVHISTDDEGGKEIELSDDPFDCMRLNVENVPCIVTLCKVGHRHVVDATLQEKACSVASLIISVTHKGTVTCLRKVGGGSLDPESIFEMTEAGKRVGKALHTPLMNLLKQEESLGKTRQKVGFLG